The Mesorhizobium sp. M3A.F.Ca.ET.080.04.2.1 genome contains the following window.
GGCGCTGTTCGACGGCGAGCCGCTGGTGCGCCGTACCGCCGAGCGGACGCTGGGATCGAAGGCCGTCAGCACCATCGTCGTCACGGGCCACCAGCGGGAGCGCGTACGTTCCGCGCTTGCCGGTCTCGACTTGACGCTCGTGGATAATCCGGATTTCGCCGATGGCTTGGCTTCGTCGTTGAAGGCGGGCATAGCGCGGGTCGCGCCTGACGCCGCCGGTGCCATGATCGTGCTTGGCGACATGCCGGGGGTTTCGTCGAAGGATATCGACAGCCTGATAGACGCATTCGCCAAATCTGGCGGCCGCGCCGTGGTACGCGCCGCGCACCAGGGCAAGCGCGGCAATCCGGTGCTGCTGCCGCGTTCGCTGTTTTCCGCGGTCGCGCATCTCGAGGGCGATACCGGCGCGCGCCATCTGGTCGAGGTCGAGGGGCTCGACGTCATCGATGTCGAGATCGGGCAGGGCGCCTCGATCGACGTCGACACGCGCGAAGCGCTGGAAAGGGCGGGCGGCGTCCTGCAGGATTGACAAACCGAAGCCAAATTTCGCATGGCTCGACTTATGGTTCTCCATTTGACGTCCCGTCCGTGCTTACCCCCCTCTGGCCAGAGGGGGGCGTGCCGCGCTGTTCTCGCAGGAATGCTTTTCTTGTTTTCCACGGCCGCCAACGCCGACACGTTTTCGTTGAAACCTTTCAAGGACGATCTTTTCGCCTATCCGGCGACGCTGTCGACCGGCGACAATGGCGCCTACATGGTGCTCGATTATCGCGAGATGCGCGATATCAACCAGCGCGACGAGGTGCCGGAAAAGCGCGTGCATGCGGAATATACCGATCCCGGCGTGCGCAAGACGCAGCAGGATATGATGCTCAAGACCGATGCCGGCGATGTCCGGCATGTGGCGGTCGGCAAAACCGAGGGCGCCGCCATCATCGTGCTTTACCTGCACGGGCAGGGCGGCAGCCGCAAGCAGGGCGTCGACGACTTCACCTTCGGCGGCAATTTCAACCGCATCAAAAATCTGATGGCGGAAAATAGCGGCCTCTATCTGTCACCGGATTTTTCCGATTTCGGCGACAAGGGCGCAGCGCAGGTGGCGGCGCTGATCGATCACTATGCCGAGAAATCGCCCAGCGCCAAAATCTTCGTCGCCTGCGGCTCGATGGGCGGATCGCTGTGCTGGAAGCTTGCTGCCCGCAACGACACCGGCCGGCGCATCAACGGGCTGTTGCTGCTCGGCTCGCTGTGGGACGAGAGTTTCCTCGTGAGCCCCGCCTTCAGGCGCCACGTCCCGGTCTTCTTCGGCCAGGGCAGCAAGGACCCGGTGTTTCCCATCGAGAAGCAGGAAGCCTTCTTCCGCTCCATCATCGCCAGATCGAAAGCCTATCCCTATCCGACCCGCTTCGTACGTTTCGAGACCGGCACGCATGGCACGCCGATCCGCATGGTCGATTGGCGCGGCACGCTGAACTGGATGCTGACCAAGGCGCCTTAGGCCTGACAGCGTCGCTCAGGGCGGCGTGTTGTAATCCAGAACCGTTTCGGGATTGATCTCGCCGTCGTAGGACGCATCGACGTCATACTGCACCAGCGAGAAATTGCCGTTGCGGAACAGGTAAGTGCCACTCGACGAGGCATCGCCGACCCCGCGCCATTTGCTCATCGCGGTGATCGTCTGGGTCTTGTCGTCATAGTCCGAATTGACCAGTTGATCGTCAGTCTGGAAGCCGATGATGTGGATCGACTCGACCTTGCCCTCGCTGTTGTTGTTCTCGTAGCGGATGTCGAGCTCCGGCGCGGCGAACTGCAACTGCCTGACGCCGGACACATCGTCAGAGATGTAGTAGACCGCGCTCTCATTGTAGGCGGCCATCGAGCAGAAGAAGCGGAACAGCCGCGTCTCGCGCTCCGGCTCGTCGGCCCCCGCGTCCTTGTCCTTGTAATGGATGGAGTAGGCGGAGGGCTCGGCGACCGGCTTGCCGTCCGGCGTCTGCTTGTCGCACTGGTCGCCATAGGTCGCGACAAAGGCCTTCCTGGCCTGCTCTAGTGCTTCATCCTTCTTCGGCGGCGGTGGGCCGTCCCCGCAGCTTGCCGGCACAGCATGGTCGAAGTCCTCGCTCGACGGCTTGAGTGCGCCTTTGTCGATGAAGATCGGCTGGAAGGGAGGCTCCTGGATCTGCGTGTTGACCTGGCGCAGCGTGTAGCAGCCGGCGAAGACCTTGGCCTCGCCCTTATTGTCGGTCGCCTGGATGGCAACCGGAACATTGTAATAGATGCTGCCGGCGGTACCTTCATCCGATACCGCACCGGTCTTGACCTCGACGGTGTCGGTGCCGTCATAACCCTTGACGAAAGTGTTGAAATCCTTGGCCGGCTTTGTGTCGCCGTAATATCCCCAGGCGCGGGCGAACTCATGCCGGTTGATCGCGCTGTAGAGCGAGCGGATGACGGCTGCCGCGTCCGACCGGTCGTCGAGATAAGGTGCCTCGGCGGCGTTCGCCAACTGGCCGATGCTGGCAAGGGAGAGCAGGGCAGTCGCTGCCAGAGGGACGCGTCTCATCGGGAATCTCCGCTCGATAACGAAAACACTACCACGTCGATTGCGGCGATGCGGTGACGCTTCGGGAAGGGCTGCTTGAAGAATCGGGCCGCGAAGCGCTAGCTCATGGACCGCGGCGCTGGGGCCGACTGGAGAGATACTCACGTGACCATATCGATGTACGACATATGCGTGCCGGTCTTTTCGGCGCGGTTGAAGGCGCTGTCCAATGTCCTGTCCCTGGCAGAGCAGAACGCTACCGAGCGAAAGATCGACCCGCATGTGTTCCTGACGGCAAGGCTTGCGCCGGACATGTTCGCGCTGATCCGGCAGGTGCAGATCGCCACCGATCACGCCAAGGGCGCGCCGTCGCGGCTTGCGGGCCGCGAGGTGCCGAAATACGAAGACAATGAAGCCAACTTCCCCGACCTGCAGGCGCGCATCGCCAAGACGCTCGATCATCTGGCGACATTCTCGGCGGGTGACCTGGATGGCTCGGAAGAGCGGACGATCAAACTGCGGCTAGGCGGACGGGAAGTCACGATGCAGGGCATGCACTACTTGCTCAACGCGGCCATGCCGAATTTCTATTTCCACATCACGACGGCTTACGACATCCTGCGGCACAATGGCGTTCCGCTCGGTAAGCAGGTCTTCCTTGGAAACCGGTGAGCGGACATCGGCGGTTCCCAGATGTCGCCGTGAACCTCTCTTTTGCTCGAAACTTTGCGCGATGCCGCCCGACAGGGCGGCACTTGCCGGAACCGCTCCGGCGCGCTTTCAGCGCACTGACATTTCGCGAGCGATACGCGGAAAATCCGCCGGCTTGATGCCGATATCGGCTCGATCGGCGTTGCTCATCGCGTGCAGAAGCGCGAGTGCCGCGCGGTAACGCTGCTGCTCCGCCGGCCGCGGCCGGGCGAACATTTCAGTGAAGAACCCCATTCCTCAGGCCCCTAGTTGATCCTCCACGGCCCAAGGATAGGTGATTTGCGTTGTTTGTGCAGTGCAGCAATTGCATGGCTGCCATGCCCAGAGGTTTTTTTTCGTCACAATCGAATTTTTTCTGAAACTTTTACGGAAGCTGGAACGTAGCCCACGGTGCTGGCATTGGGCCGGCTTTTCCTCGCCACTCCTGGCGACCCTGCCGGGCTGCAGCAGATGCAGTCCGGCCCTTTTGACCATGTGCCCTTGGCCTCGCAGGGCAAGACAATTCTTAATATCGGCGGCATGCATTCTTAACGAGACGGCCCTAAGCTCTCGAACCGACAGCGCACGCGGCCGCGACAAAGGAGGCTGAGATCGGCACCGGGAGCAAGCGGGATTTCGCTTCGTTGCTCGACGACCTGTTCGTCGCCTCCGAGAAGGGCGAGGAAGAGGGCGCCCGGCCGTCTATTCCGTTCGACTATCTATCGGTGGCGGATGAGCTTCACTCCGGACGCATCAAGGTTTCCGGCGAGAGCTTTGCCGCCGAATATCGCGAGGCCGGTGCTGATCTTGCCGCCGAATTCGGGGCGCTTCTCGATCAGGCAAGGCTGACGCTCGCCGCAGAAGAGCACCGGCCGGAAGAACAACTGCCGCCGATCGATCCCGAATCGATTGCTGGCGAGCTCGGCCTCGACCGTCCGGGCAAGGCTCCGGATTTTGGCCGTATCCGGCGCAATTTCGCCTTCGCCAACCATCCCGACCGCGTCGCCCCTCATCTGCGCCAGCGCGCCATGATCCGAATGCAGGTGGCCAATATGCTGATCGACGAGGCCAAGCGGCGAGCCTTGGCAGCAGCGCGGCGCTAAAGCACATCGCGCTGAAACGGATCCAGGCGACGCGCTAGATATTTGTCTCTATGCACGTCGTCTCGCAAAACCGCTGCACACTTTTGCGCGACATGCAGAAGACACTCGGCGTTCACGCAAAAGTCGGCGCCGGCGGGGTTGGAGAACCTCCGGCCTTTGCTTTATGCTTGGATTTCCTCCCAGCGCAGTCGCGCAAACCATCCCGCCGGAGACATTCAATGCACAAACGCCGCCTCGGTCGGACCGATCTCCTTGTTTCGCAAATCTGCCTGGGCTCGATGACCTGGGGTCAGCAAAACACCGAAGCGGAAGGTCATGCGCAGATGGATCTGGCTTTCTCGCGCGGCGTGAATTTCATCGACACGGCCGAGCTTTATCCGATCCCGCCCAAGGCAGAGACGCAGGGGCGGACCGAGAAGATCATCGGCAGCTGGATCAAGGCGAAGGGCAACCGCGACAAGGTTGTCATCGCCTCGAAAGTGGTCGGTCGCACGGCCAATAGCTGGTTTCGCGGCGAACGGCCTTCGAAGCTGGTCCGCGGCGATATTTTCGATGCGATCGACAAGTCGCTTGCCAAGCTCGGCACCGATTACATCGATCTCTACCAGATCCATTGGCCGGACCGGGATATTCCCTGGGGCTCGAATCCCACGCGGGTCGGCGCGCCGCGACGCGCCGATGCCGCAGAGGCTCCGGCAGGCGAGACGCCGATTGCCGAGACGCTCGCCGTTTTCGAAGAGCTGGCCAAGGCCGGCAAGATTCGCCACTTCGGTTTGTCGAACGAGAGCTCCTGGGGCGTCATGCGCTACGTCACCGAGTCCGACAAGGGCGTCGGGCCGCGCGTGGCGTCGCTGCAGAACGCCTACAATCTCGTCAACCGCACCTTCGAGGTTAACCTGGCCGAGGTCTGCGAGCGCGAGCAGATTGCCTTTCTTCCGTACTCTCCGCTGGCGCAGGGCTATCTGACCGGCAAATACGATCACGGCGCGCGGCCGCCAGGTTCGCGCTCGCAGCTCTTCAATCGCGGCCAGCGTTACGAGACGCCGAACGCGGCTGAAGCGCAGCTCGAATACAGCGAGCTGGCGCGCTCCTTCGGAATGGAGCCGGCGCTGTTCGCCAACGCCTATGTGGCGAGCCGGCCGTTCGTGACCTCGAACATCGTCGGCGCCACCAGTGTCGCGCAGCTCGATATGGCGCTGTCCTCGGTCGAGGTGACCTGGACCGAGGATATGCAGAAAGCGGTCGACGCCATCCATCAGCGCGTCGGCAATCCTTGCCCGTAACGGCAATTTAGGGGGAGGTCTATGGCGAGCTTTCCGATCGAGGCCGTGCGCGGCAAATTTCCGGCACTTTCACTGACCGACAAAGGCCGCCGCCGAATCTATCTCGACAATCCTGCCGGCACGCAGGTGCCGCAGGCGGTGGCCGATGCGGTGTCGCGCTGCCTGCTCACGACGAATGCCAATCTCGGCGGGTTCTTCGAGACGACGATCGCGGCGCAACAGGTGGCCGACGACGCCCATGCGGCTATGGCCGATTTCCTCGGTGCGGCCAGCGCCGAGGAAATCATCATCGGCGCCAACATGACGACGCTCACCTATCACATGTCGCGCACGCTCGGCCGGACCATGAAGACGGGTGACGAGATCATCGTCACGCGCATGGATCATGAGGGCAACGTCTCGCCGTGGCTGCAGCTTGCCGAGGATCTCGGCCTCGTCGTGCGCTTCCTGCCATTCGACGAGCAGAGCTGGCAGATCGAGGAGGCCGCCTTGCAGGCGCTGGTTTCGCAGAAGACGCGGCTTGTGGCGCTGAACTACGCCTCGAATCTCACCGGCTCGATCAATCGCGTCAAGGCGCTGACGGCCGTCGCCAGACAGGCCGGCGCGTTGGTCTACGTCGATGCCGTGCAGTTCGCGCCGCACGGGTTGATCGACGTGCAGGCGCTCGGCTGCGATTTCCTGGTCTGCTCGGCCTACAAGTTCTTCGGGCCGCATTTGGGCATATTGTGGGGCCGCCGCGACATGATCGATGCGCTGAAACCCTACAAATGCCGCTGCTCCTCCAACGGCTTGCCGGAGCGGTTCGAACTCGGCACGCCGCAGATCGAGCTGATGGCCGGGCTGACCGCAGCGGTGGACTATTTCGCGGATCTCGGCGCGGCGGCCGGCGAGGGCGGTTCGCGGCGGCAACGGATCGCCAAGGCGTTCGAACTGTCCATCGCTCACGAGAATGGGTTGGTCCGGCAATTGATCGAAGGATTGTCCGAAATCGAGGGCTTGAGCATCCGCGGCATCACCGACCCGGGACGCGTCGGCCACCGGGTGCCGACAGTTTCCTTCACCGTTGAAGGGATCGCGCCGGAGACGATCGTGCGTCAGATGAACGCCGACAACATCTTCCTGTGGTCAGGCCACAATTATGCGTGGGAGATCGTTCACCAGCTTGGCATCCCGGCCGAGCAGGGCGTCGTGCGCATCGGCATTGCGCATTACAACACAGCGGCCGAGATCGAAGAGGCGCTGGAAAGCGTGCACCGCGTTGTCGCGATGCTGCGGCAGGAGCGTTCCTGACTCAGCTCCGCCTGCCGCCGAAGCCGGTCAAGAAGGCAGTAAGGTTCTCGCCGAGTGCATCGCAGAGGTAGCCGCCTTCCTGGACGATCACCGTCGGCAGACCGAGCCCGGCAATCGCCTCGCCGATGCGCGAGAAGCCGGGCGTGGTCACGGAAAGGCCGCCGAACGGATCGCCCTCGAATGCATCCAGGCCGAGCGCCACCACCAGCGCTTCGGGCGCAAAGGCGCGGATGCGCTGGAAGGCCGCAGCCAGCGCTTCCAGGAATGCCGCGTCGCCGGATTTGCGCGGCAGCGGCAGGTTGAAATTGTAGCCGAGGCCGGCGCCTTCGCCGCGCTCGTCGGCGTGGCCCCAGAAGAAGGGATAGAAGCGCACCGGATCGGCATGCAGCGAGACCGTCAGCACGTCGGGCCTGGCGTAGAAGATGCCTTGCGTGCCGTTGCCGTGATGCAAGTCGACGTCCAGGATCGCGACACGCGCCGCTTGTCCGCGCAGCACCTGCGCGGCGACCGCCGAATTGTTGATAAAGCAGAAGCCGCCGGCGACATCAACGAAGGCGTGATGCCCCGGCGGACGGCAGAGCGCATAGGCCGAAGGTGCTCCCGCCAGCACGGCTTCCGCCGCCTCCACCGCGCTCCAGGCGCTCCACAGCGCGGCGTTCCAGGTCTCTGCCGAGATCGGGCAGGCGGTGTCGGCCATGTGATAGCCCGCCTGGCCGACCGCAGAGGCCGGATAAGAGCCATTGCGGGCTATCGGGTGGATGTTCGGGATGACCTCCGCCGAGGCGCCTTCGATGCGCTGCCAGCGCTCGAAAATGTGCTCCAGAAAGTCGAGGTATTCGGGCGAATGCACCGCGGCGATCGGGGCGAGGCCAAAGTCTCTTGGACGTTCAATCGCCAGGCCAGCGGCTTTTGCACCGGCCAACAATCTTTCGATACGTTCCGGCTTCTCGGGATTTGGCTGCTGGGCGCCGCTGGAGAGAAAGGCCTTCGGGTCGTGATGCTT
Protein-coding sequences here:
- a CDS encoding alpha/beta hydrolase, which gives rise to MLFLFSTAANADTFSLKPFKDDLFAYPATLSTGDNGAYMVLDYREMRDINQRDEVPEKRVHAEYTDPGVRKTQQDMMLKTDAGDVRHVAVGKTEGAAIIVLYLHGQGGSRKQGVDDFTFGGNFNRIKNLMAENSGLYLSPDFSDFGDKGAAQVAALIDHYAEKSPSAKIFVACGSMGGSLCWKLAARNDTGRRINGLLLLGSLWDESFLVSPAFRRHVPVFFGQGSKDPVFPIEKQEAFFRSIIARSKAYPYPTRFVRFETGTHGTPIRMVDWRGTLNWMLTKAP
- a CDS encoding DUF1176 domain-containing protein, producing the protein MRRVPLAATALLSLASIGQLANAAEAPYLDDRSDAAAVIRSLYSAINRHEFARAWGYYGDTKPAKDFNTFVKGYDGTDTVEVKTGAVSDEGTAGSIYYNVPVAIQATDNKGEAKVFAGCYTLRQVNTQIQEPPFQPIFIDKGALKPSSEDFDHAVPASCGDGPPPPKKDEALEQARKAFVATYGDQCDKQTPDGKPVAEPSAYSIHYKDKDAGADEPERETRLFRFFCSMAAYNESAVYYISDDVSGVRQLQFAAPELDIRYENNNSEGKVESIHIIGFQTDDQLVNSDYDDKTQTITAMSKWRGVGDASSSGTYLFRNGNFSLVQYDVDASYDGEINPETVLDYNTPP
- a CDS encoding DUF1993 family protein, which encodes MTISMYDICVPVFSARLKALSNVLSLAEQNATERKIDPHVFLTARLAPDMFALIRQVQIATDHAKGAPSRLAGREVPKYEDNEANFPDLQARIAKTLDHLATFSAGDLDGSEERTIKLRLGGREVTMQGMHYLLNAAMPNFYFHITTAYDILRHNGVPLGKQVFLGNR
- a CDS encoding aldo/keto reductase, which encodes MHKRRLGRTDLLVSQICLGSMTWGQQNTEAEGHAQMDLAFSRGVNFIDTAELYPIPPKAETQGRTEKIIGSWIKAKGNRDKVVIASKVVGRTANSWFRGERPSKLVRGDIFDAIDKSLAKLGTDYIDLYQIHWPDRDIPWGSNPTRVGAPRRADAAEAPAGETPIAETLAVFEELAKAGKIRHFGLSNESSWGVMRYVTESDKGVGPRVASLQNAYNLVNRTFEVNLAEVCEREQIAFLPYSPLAQGYLTGKYDHGARPPGSRSQLFNRGQRYETPNAAEAQLEYSELARSFGMEPALFANAYVASRPFVTSNIVGATSVAQLDMALSSVEVTWTEDMQKAVDAIHQRVGNPCP
- a CDS encoding cysteine desulfurase-like protein, whose product is MASFPIEAVRGKFPALSLTDKGRRRIYLDNPAGTQVPQAVADAVSRCLLTTNANLGGFFETTIAAQQVADDAHAAMADFLGAASAEEIIIGANMTTLTYHMSRTLGRTMKTGDEIIVTRMDHEGNVSPWLQLAEDLGLVVRFLPFDEQSWQIEEAALQALVSQKTRLVALNYASNLTGSINRVKALTAVARQAGALVYVDAVQFAPHGLIDVQALGCDFLVCSAYKFFGPHLGILWGRRDMIDALKPYKCRCSSNGLPERFELGTPQIELMAGLTAAVDYFADLGAAAGEGGSRRQRIAKAFELSIAHENGLVRQLIEGLSEIEGLSIRGITDPGRVGHRVPTVSFTVEGIAPETIVRQMNADNIFLWSGHNYAWEIVHQLGIPAEQGVVRIGIAHYNTAAEIEEALESVHRVVAMLRQERS
- a CDS encoding histone deacetylase family protein; protein product: MKVFYAEEQKHHDPKAFLSSGAQQPNPEKPERIERLLAGAKAAGLAIERPRDFGLAPIAAVHSPEYLDFLEHIFERWQRIEGASAEVIPNIHPIARNGSYPASAVGQAGYHMADTACPISAETWNAALWSAWSAVEAAEAVLAGAPSAYALCRPPGHHAFVDVAGGFCFINNSAVAAQVLRGQAARVAILDVDLHHGNGTQGIFYARPDVLTVSLHADPVRFYPFFWGHADERGEGAGLGYNFNLPLPRKSGDAAFLEALAAAFQRIRAFAPEALVVALGLDAFEGDPFGGLSVTTPGFSRIGEAIAGLGLPTVIVQEGGYLCDALGENLTAFLTGFGGRRS